atgtggaggctataatgtaatgtgaaggctgtaatataatgtggggcctggtaatatggagtctgtaatatcatgtggaggctgtaatataatatggaggctgttatataatgtggactcttgtaatgtaatgtggaggctgtaatgtaatgtggaggccagtaatatggaggctgttatataatgtggagtctgtaatattatgtgaaggctggtaatatggaggctgtaatgtaatttacaggctggaAAATGCAAACCACCAGCACTTCTGAGCTCAGCCAATCAGAGGTGGAGGGCGGGGCCTGGAGTTCAGgaacagccccgcccccagttctctttcaggtccgcccatgctccatataaaggagggctctgggctgagcagtcactgctctctgctcctcacacctagaagatgtctggtcgcggtaaaggagggaaagggctcgggaaaggcggcgccaagcggcacaggaaggtgctccgtgataacatccagggcatcaccaagcctgccatccgccgcctagctcgcaggggaggcgtcaagcgcatctccggcctcatctatgaggagactcgcggggtgctgaaagtcttcctggagaacgtcatccgggacgccgtcacctacaccgagcacgccaagaggaagaccgtcaccgccatggacgtggtctacgcgctcaagcgccagggccgcactctctacggcttcgggggttaatgctgccgccgccgcctccgtcctcacagcacaaaggctcttctcagagccgcccACATCTTCCCGGGGAGGAGCTACAATTCCACTGAGGGGTTAACACCGCCCGCCCATCAGGAGATCAGCGGCGCCCTGTGCTCAGTACAGCCGGAGGTCTacattacagaaaccccccaataATCTGTAAATCCCGAGCCCCGGGTGTTCTCCCCCGCAGCTACGAGACGAGCTGTGCTCGGAGACTGAGGGGTTAATCCGTCCCGCCAATGAGCGGCGCCggtacaggtcacatgaccggctcctCCTGTAAATCAGCAGCTCAACTataggcgggaaattcaaatgagCGACGAGATGCTGAgctctcccagccaatagcagagcTCTGGACCCCGCAGCCGTTATGTGCCCGTAGGAGCCTCGTCCTCCTGTCCTGCACTGAGCGGCCGCACAGCCTCTCCCCAGGGAGCGCCacactgaggaggatgatgatgggagtagtgatcgggcatggaggaggatgaggggagtagtgatcggacatggaggaggaggatgaggggagtagtgatcgggcatggaggaggaggatgatgggagtagtgatcgggcatggaggaggaggatgatgggagtagtgatcgggcatggaggaggaggatgatgggagtagtgatcgggcatggaggaggatgatgggagtagtgatcggacatggaggaggatgaggggagtagtgatcgggcatggaggaggaggatgatgggagtagtgatcgggcatggaggaggaggatgaggggagtagtgatcgggcatggaggaggaggatgatgggagtagtgatcgggcatggaggaggaggatgaggggagcttGTATTGTAACTTCCGATAGCGTTACCGCATCTCATCTAGCTGACAGGGAGGAAAACCGCAGCCACTGTGAGAACAACGGGGAGACCCGGGAGCAGCTCCGCTGGAGAcagggtgggggctctgagaagagcctttgggtCCGGAGAGCGGGGCTCACTTGGCGCTGGTGTACTTGGTGACGGCCTTGGTGCCCTCGGAGACGGCGTGCTTGGCCAGCTCTCCGGGCAGCAGCAGGCGCACGGCGGTCTGGATCTCCCGGGAGGTGATGGTGGAGCGCTTGTTGTAGTGAGCCAGGCGGGAGGCTTCCCCTGCGATGCGCTCGAAGATGTCGTTGACGAAGGAGTTCATGATGCCCATGGCCTTGGAGGAGATGCCGGTGTCGGGGTGGACCTGCTTCAGCACCTTGTAGACGTAGATGGCATAGCTCTCCTTCCTGCTCTTCCTCCGCTTCTTGCCGTCCTTCTTCTGGACCTTGGTGACGGCTTTCTTGGAGCCCTTCTTGGGCGCTGGGGCGGACTTGGCTGGCTCGGGCATTCTGACTGAGGACAAAATCTCGTCTGTTCTCCTCCTGCCACCGCAGCGGTATTTATACACGGGCCATGCAAATGAGCTACTGCTGACTGCTGCCCTCCTATTGGAAGAGCAAGTCATGTGACCTAAGGAAGCGCCAGAAGCCGCTCCGGACGCGGGTCATTGGTGTCTCCACTTCTCCCGATTGGCAGCTTCCATCCATCtagctgagccgggggcggagcaacaGGAGGGGCGTGGCATACATCCATCCAGCAGAGCTGGGGGGCGGAGCAGCAAGAAGGGAGGGGCTCACATAAATTCATTCAGCTGAGCCGGAGGGCGGAGAGGCGGGGCTAACAtctctcttcagtctatcagggcctcgctgctCGGCTGATATCCGCCCCGCCCCTCActgcgccccgccccctgctggtagtgatgccgccgctgagtgtactgtgcgtgcaggggggtcgtgcgctCTATCCCTGGACACCAGCGCAGCGATGGAGCCGCTCTTCTCCGCACAGTGAATACGGGACTGTTCGCCCCTTCTCCGGTAGGACGGTCGTGGGGAGCAGGAGAAGGCGGCAACTGACGGGTTAATTCTGGAaagatgtgagccccgcccctcctgctgctccgcccccggctcagctgaatagatggatgtgagccccgcccctccttcTGCTCCGCCGCCGGCTCATCTGAATAAATGGTtatgagccccgcccctcctgctgctccgcccccctCAGAGCCCCACCTTCTCTAGGACGGAGCTGCCGCATTGTGTGAATACATGGAAGCCTCATGTCCGAGGcggattattccctcattatagaccactgatcgggaggatgaggggagtagtgatcggccagagaggaggatggggggagtagtgatcagacagcgaggaggatgggggagtagtgatcggccagagagaaggatggggggagtagtgatcggccagagagaaggatgggggggagtagtgatcggacactgaggaggatggggggagtagtgatcagacagtgaggaggatggggggagtagtgattggac
The sequence above is a segment of the Bufo bufo chromosome 4, aBufBuf1.1, whole genome shotgun sequence genome. Coding sequences within it:
- the LOC120997575 gene encoding histone H2B 1.1, with product MPEPAKSAPAPKKGSKKAVTKVQKKDGKKRRKSRKESYAIYVYKVLKQVHPDTGISSKAMGIMNSFVNDIFERIAGEASRLAHYNKRSTITSREIQTAVRLLLPGELAKHAVSEGTKAVTKYTSAK